CAACCGGAGGGTGAACGAGTACGTGCAGTATGGAACCGTAGCGGACCGATACCTTTGCCTTTACttgaagaaaataatgaagaaaatCATTATCACGCTCGATACATTCAATCTGTAGCTACAGCGATGCTATCAACATTCGGGTAGCTTTAAGGATAGTTTATAATACAGCGTTAATGATAGGCAAGAGGCTTAAGGTTAGATCATTAAGTAATTTGTAAAAATCAGGTGTAACGGTAAGAATGGTGTCTGTAATTCAATCCCTATGAGGATACAAAATACGCAATAAACATTGCAAATGATGGACAGAAGTGCGTTAATGAACAATGTACGATATCTAGCAATTGTAGCTGTTTTCTGTCCCTTTATGGCACGCTTCCACTAAGCGGATGAACGGTTTTGTGTTACCTCGTGTTAGCAGTATGCGTACGAAAAAGGAGGATGTAGTTATGCGCCACGAACGGGCACGAGCACTACATCAGATCTCGATTTCTTTCTTATGTAAATAGGTTGTTTACGGTCTTTACGGCACaatgttctatttttaaaaaaacgcATGCTTCGGGTGCCAAGACTCTCCGAAGAAATGGCTCAAGGATACTAGTGAAAGCTTGAGCCCTAGGCTCAGTTGACCGTCAGCAATCGGAGCGAGTGAAAGATGATTCTCGAGGATACGATCAAGTTTCGCAAGAGTGCTAAAACGCCAGAGGATGTAGCTCAATGGCGATTGGTTAGTTTTTTGAGGCCACTGACGAAAGGGGTCACGGTCCTCACATGTGCtaatttcacatttttcctAATGCACAGACATACAACTTCATAATAGAAACCAAGTTCTTTCTGGAACGCTATGATAGCATAGTGGAAACGTGGGATCTCTGCGACAAGCAGTTTCTGATGCTCATGTGGGACATCGAAGATCTGCTAACGCAACTGCTCTACAAATACACCACGGTTTCGACGGAGTACATCCGACATGCAGCCCTACCAAAGGTCGAGATAAAATGCTGCGATGTAAGTAAAAGTAATGGTGATTTTAGATGAGCGTGGTTCTTTTGATAAACGAAGTGCAATTGGAAATTCTTTCACAGCATCTGTTCGAGAGTTCCAAAGATTTAAACAAGCATTACTACACCGTGCACCACACACCCGGCCGAGTGAATGATGTGCGATTTTGTGAAGTAAGTATACTACAAAACATTcgacacaaaaaagaaaagtaaaactaCATTATTTGCTCTGATCCGCCGTTACAGATGAAAGCGGGCCTGTTGAAGTTGGAGTTTTATAAGAAAAGCTTAAAGTATTACCTCGAGTTTGGTACCTGGTGCGATCACGTGTTGTGCTTGTACTTGAAGAAGATCTATCGTAAAGTGAACTTCACGCTGGATCCATTCCGAGAGGAACCTGTCGCAGTGCCTGCGGgcgataaaaaataaatgatatggttaaaataaacataaactaAACCCCCGTTGTTTTGTAAAATACAACAAATCCGTTTAAGTTCATCAGCGCGGTGATTTTCGTTTTGATAACGGCATTTTTTCAAATCTCAGGGCGCAGGACCGCGGATCCAATTATAATGCCATACCCCCCACCTTCAAGGAAGGCCAAGGAGGGGTAgggagtggggtgggggtgtgttGACTTTCTTCTGTTGAATAACAACAAGGCAAGGTGTTTAAATCACAAAATAGAGTTTCACAACATGCGTATTCTCGGTCTGCGGATCGGAAATCTGCTAACGAAAAGATTCAGCTCTAGCTCCCGTTTTGTGCCGGCCCACGAACCCGCCCAGGATGCCGATTGCCGTAAGTTGGAACAGTTCCTGGAGGACAAACCACACATCCTGGTTTTGACCGGCGCCGGTATTTCGACGGAGTCGGGCATCCCTGATTATCGGTCCGAGGGCGTCGGGCTGTATGCCCGGACGAACCACAAACCGATACAGCATGGAGATTTCATCAAATCGGAAGCTACCCGGAAGCGGTACTGGGCACGAAACTACGTCGGCTGGCCCCGGTTCTCGTCGATTCCACCCAACGTAACCCATCACACCTTGGCGCGCTTAGAACGAGAGGGACGCATAAGCGGAATCGTTACCCAGAACGTCGATAGGCTGCACGGTAAGGCCGGTTCGAAGGAGGTGGTCGAGCTGCACGGGAGCGGATTCGATGTGATCTGCGTGGGTCGAGATAACGAGCGAGGCAAAGGTTGTGACTATCGCATCGATCGGCACGAGTTCCAGCGCATTCTTGACCAGCTTAATCCGGCCATGGAGGATGGTTCAACAATGATGCGGCCGGACGGGGATGTAGAGCTGCCTCAGGAGTACGTGGAAGGGTTTGTGATTCCACCGTGCCCACATTGTGGCGGAAACCTGAAGCCTGAGATTGTGTTCTTTGGTGATAACGTACCGATGCCGAGAATTGAGAAAGTCGTACGGATGATCATTCAGTCGGACGGTGTTCTGGTGCTCGGTTCCAGCCTTACCGTCTTTTCCGGCTATCGGATAGTGCTGCAGGCAAAAGAGCTGGGTttgccggtggccatcgtcaATATCGGAGCGACTCGCGGCGATCCAAAGGCAGATCTGAAAATATCGGCCCGATGCGGAGAAATCATGTCGAATTTGTTCCGACGAAGTTAAGACCAGAGATGTGACCAtctttattgtttgttttctgaaAAATATACCTCATTAATTGTTATTTGATGGCTGGTCGTTGTTTATACTATACCTATTTTCATCAGGTCATATCGTTCCGCGTTTTGTCGATGCAGAAGCCTTAGAAGGACTACACGACACGACAAGGACTCTTCTTCCAGCTATTTATTGGTATTACGTGGAATCATTTCAGTCAGTCCCTGCGAAGACGACTGAAGCGTCTACCACGGAGCACCCGATGTTTCCTTAATCCTACGTTCATTGACCGGTTTTTAGAGTATTCTCACTGCTGGTTTTggcattgctgctgatgtgctaTTGAGGTGCTGGAGCCAGTATAGCTGTCTTAATATGCTCCGTTATCTATTTCTTAGCTGAATTCCGGGGTCCGGTTTCTCAAAATGCCATCAAACGTTGCATCCAGTTTCCAGCGAACTATAGCGAATGGGATTGTCGCCGAATGTGTTTATTGCGCTCACAAACGATAAATAAAACCCTGAATTTGGTTTGTCCTCCTAATTCGCGCCATGCCTCTAGCTTCATTGATTTACAATAGTTGGTTGGTACAATTCAGGCTTGGTTATGCTGTTCCGTGCTACCGGTTGGGGGCGGAATGAGGGGAAACGTTTGGCAAAAGGCCCACCTACCTCATTCGCACCTTTCGTTTCTTTAGTTAAATAAACATAGTGCGCAAGGCTAATGAATTACAATTGTGGAAATAATGGAAAATAGGCCTCGCTCGGCGCTACTGTATTGAAAAGATCTAACTTAATTCATAAAAATCCTACATTTTGTCATTAAAAATCAGCTTATCTAGTGGATTTTTATGATGTTCCCTCTTTCGCCTTGCGGGCTTCTGTTGCAGTCTACGGAAAGCAATCAAATCGGGGCATGCACGAAAACCGTTGCACGAGC
The sequence above is a segment of the Anopheles darlingi chromosome 2, idAnoDarlMG_H_01, whole genome shotgun sequence genome. Coding sequences within it:
- the LOC125948935 gene encoding uncharacterized protein LOC125948935 isoform X1 gives rise to the protein MILEDTIKFRKSAKTPEDVAQWRLTYNFIIETKFFLERYDSIVETWDLCDKQFLMLMWDIEDLLTQLLYKYTTVSTEYIRHAALPKVEIKCCDHLFESSKDLNKHYYTVHHTPGRVNDVRFCEMKAGLLKLEFYKKSLKYYLEFGTWCDHVLCLYLKKIYRKVNFTLDPFREEPVAVPAGDKK
- the LOC125948935 gene encoding uncharacterized protein LOC125948935 isoform X2; translation: MAIETKFFLERYDSIVETWDLCDKQFLMLMWDIEDLLTQLLYKYTTVSTEYIRHAALPKVEIKCCDHLFESSKDLNKHYYTVHHTPGRVNDVRFCEMKAGLLKLEFYKKSLKYYLEFGTWCDHVLCLYLKKIYRKVNFTLDPFREEPVAVPAGDKK
- the LOC125948915 gene encoding NAD-dependent protein deacylase Sirt4 — encoded protein: MRILGLRIGNLLTKRFSSSSRFVPAHEPAQDADCRKLEQFLEDKPHILVLTGAGISTESGIPDYRSEGVGLYARTNHKPIQHGDFIKSEATRKRYWARNYVGWPRFSSIPPNVTHHTLARLEREGRISGIVTQNVDRLHGKAGSKEVVELHGSGFDVICVGRDNERGKGCDYRIDRHEFQRILDQLNPAMEDGSTMMRPDGDVELPQEYVEGFVIPPCPHCGGNLKPEIVFFGDNVPMPRIEKVVRMIIQSDGVLVLGSSLTVFSGYRIVLQAKELGLPVAIVNIGATRGDPKADLKISARCGEIMSNLFRRS